GGCGCACCTCGGGCAAGTCGATGCCGCGTCCAGCGATGTCGGTGGCGACGAGGATACGCGACTGACCCTCGCGCAGCAGGGTCATGGTCCGCTCGCGCTTCTTTTGGTCCATGTTGCCTTCGAGCGGACTGACCATTTCACCGGGCAGCAGGGCCTCAAGTTGCTGTGCGCGCCGCTTGACGAGGGCCTTGGTGCGGCTGAAGACCACGACGCAGCCGCCAGGCTCGCGCAGGGCTGAGCGGGTGTATTCGGCGGCCACGTCCAGCACCTCGTCGCGCGTCGTGTGGACGAGCAGGTGCGTCGCGCCCGTCGCTCCACCCAGCACATCGCCCTGGCGTTCCGTGTCCTCGGCCCGTCGGGCCGGAGCCACGTCAATGCGCTCGGGGCGGTGCATGAACTGCTCGGCGATGGCGCGAATCTCCTGCGGGAAGGTGGCCGAGGCCATGGCGATCTGCAGGGTGTCGCGGCCCGCAGCCGCCGTCGCTGCGCGCAGGATGTCGCCCACGTCCCGCAGGAAGCCCAGCGAGAGCAGTTCGTCCGCCTCGTCGAGCACCACGTAGCGCAGCCCGGCCAGCCCGAGTTCGCCGCGCGTGATGAGGTCCTTGAGGCGGCCCGGCGTGCCCGCGATCAGGCCCTTGCCGCTCGCCTCACTGCGGGTCTGCGCGGGAGTGATGCCGCCCGTGATGCGTCCGGCGGGCAGGCCGAGTTCACGCGCCACGTCGCGGATCTGCACGGCGAGTTCGCGGGTGGGGGTAATCACCAGCACCTCGGGCCGCATGCCCCGCACCTCCCGGGTGCCGATGCCCCGCGCGGCGGCGGGAATCAGGAAGGCGAGCGTCTTGCCGCTGCCGGTCCGCGCGGTGGTGATCACGTCGCGGCCCTGGAGCAGCGGCGGAATGGCGGCGGCCTGCACGGGCGTTGGGGTGCGGTCGCCCAGCAGCGTCTGCCAGTTCTCACCGGTGAGGCTGGACGAAACCGGAGCTGGGGCCGTTTCCCGGGATCCACGCCTGCCCCTCGCAGAGCGGTCCTGCTCAGCGGTGGTGGTCTTGTCGGAGGGGGGCCTGTTTGGGTTTGAAGTTCGGGTCACATGGGTCCTGTCTGCCGCGCCTCCCGGTGGGTGCAGCGGTGGGGTAGATGGGGGTGGAGGGCCAGCACTTCGGAAGGGGCATCACCGGGCCAGGCTCCGCCGAAGAGGCCAGGGCGGACGGCCCTCGTCTCCCCCATCATGCCTGAAGCGGCCTCTCTCATGGGCAGCAAATCGTCCCGCCCCCCGCCAAAAGGGT
This is a stretch of genomic DNA from Deinococcus hopiensis KR-140. It encodes these proteins:
- a CDS encoding DEAD/DEAH box helicase; the encoded protein is MTRTSNPNRPPSDKTTTAEQDRSARGRRGSRETAPAPVSSSLTGENWQTLLGDRTPTPVQAAAIPPLLQGRDVITTARTGSGKTLAFLIPAAARGIGTREVRGMRPEVLVITPTRELAVQIRDVARELGLPAGRITGGITPAQTRSEASGKGLIAGTPGRLKDLITRGELGLAGLRYVVLDEADELLSLGFLRDVGDILRAATAAAGRDTLQIAMASATFPQEIRAIAEQFMHRPERIDVAPARRAEDTERQGDVLGGATGATHLLVHTTRDEVLDVAAEYTRSALREPGGCVVVFSRTKALVKRRAQQLEALLPGEMVSPLEGNMDQKKRERTMTLLREGQSRILVATDIAGRGIDLPEVRLVIHMDIASTAEDHVHRSGRTARAGRPGVNLVLLIPEQRGLWQTVRRGLPAALQPPLTPEEGQIDRAIQQKQGRGSGNGVDGGQGGGRTGSQGNRGSQNGAGRGQTGRSAQGQRGDGSGAQHSGPQNSGGRSGGQRSGQGRSSQPQPAGVGEGRVGPQPARGRGGRGRR